In one Rutidosis leptorrhynchoides isolate AG116_Rl617_1_P2 chromosome 8, CSIRO_AGI_Rlap_v1, whole genome shotgun sequence genomic region, the following are encoded:
- the LOC139864043 gene encoding uncharacterized protein, giving the protein MALIGKWWWRFLTETSSLWVKVIKSIYAVSGLLDSGGVFNHTYHSTWSIIVKTGVHLEELGFGFTKSFKKEIDNGKDTSFWLDTWFEDTPLKDRFRRLFRLERDPNVSVHNRLGWDGTSNLGSWEWVNL; this is encoded by the coding sequence ATGGCtttaatcggcaagtggtggtggaggttcttaACCGAAACTTCCTCCTTGTGGGTTAAAGTCATCAAAAGTATTTATGCGGTTTCGGGGCTTTTGGATTCGGGTGGGGTTTTTAATCATACTTATCATTCTACTTGGAGCATTATTGTTAAGACAGGAGTACATCTCGAGGAgcttggtttcggattcacgaaatCGTTCAAAAAAGAGATCGACAATGGTAAAGACACCTCGTTTTGGCTTGACACATGGTTTGAGGACACTCCTCTCAAGGATCGTTTTAGGAGATTGTTTCGGCTTGAGCGTGACCCGAATGTTTCGGTTCACAATAGATTGGGTTGGGATGGGACTTCGAATCTTGGGTCTTGGGAATGGGttaatctgtaa